One Anopheles marshallii chromosome 3, idAnoMarsDA_429_01, whole genome shotgun sequence genomic region harbors:
- the LOC128713732 gene encoding inversin-B translates to MFTEKIFDNLGVDMITSNDSEESMEKFTGSIGSNKYQSVITDLGKALLQAARTGNTPKVLDLMGRGAPFTADWLGTTPLHLASRYNHIETCRALLRAGISKDSKTKVERTPLHMAAYHGNIEIVELLLSNKCEVDAKDLLKMTPLHWAVEKRHDKVVEMLLQHGADPNALSKFDKSPILLAKTTKQMELVRILKLANELRAASSEQVGIKEATDSLMHELQQHKERHAEGQSAMASENDEIEDNITMELSNDSNANLSEHSDHHPLNDTDMLIEKEDSLSDAITNLEQSTETDPKNLDSSTLQMLKEHGIAFMPTDEGGSVITSAIKSGRKIVLSEAGKYALKETRNLHTQQQQQQQPHHLQKQTFHTASSIHGTNITHSKTKTIKIIKKQPSSSHLHHSHLHHVHHTSTGATPTIKTNKVIKILSPEEFKQICGGEVGGIKRVSSSEYKKAVGSAPVRVPIGGRSHVIPSSGGSMGTKPISKIVMTKSGQRFPMVTAAGKSVSDLVQAKVSGSSSNSSGISNGLSSGHNRHIITSVDGVKRIRTAAGMEIISSLPTKLPQDTVVSVESSPAPRVGAVYHRVTTIGNHHTTASTKSISSSSSSSKSGSGPASNLVVELLERQQVELKKLIEDLRKQFELSQQQNEDYRARVEKLEKEVQTLKQQQQGSSGTATTSGLVEIL, encoded by the exons ATGTTCACGGAGAAGATTTTTGACAATCTTGGCGTGGATATGATAACCAGCAATGATTCGGAAGAATCGATGGAGAAGTTTACGGGCAGCATCGGCAGCAAT AAATATCAATCGGTGATAACGGACCTCGGGAAGGCTTTGCTGCAGGCAGCCCGCACAGGAAACACACCGAAAGTGCTCGATTTGATGGGCCGTGGCGCACCTTTTACTGCAGACTGG CTCGGCACGACACCACTGCATTTAGCGTCACGATACAACCACATCGAAACATGCAGGGCATTACTAAGGGCCGGCATAAGTAAGGATTCAAAAACCAAGGTCGAGCGAACGCCCCTGCATATGGCCGCCTACCATGGTAACATCGAGATCGTGGAACTGTTGCTAAGCAACAAATGTGAAGTGGATGCAAAGGATTTG CTTAAAATGACTCCACTGCACTGGGCAGTTGAAAAACGCCACGACAAGGTAGTGGAAATGTTACTACAGCACGGTGCAGATCCGAATGCGCTGTCCAAGTTTGACAAGTCACCAATACTGCTTgccaaaaccacaaaacagatGGAGCTGGTGCGGATACTGAAGCTAGCGAACGAGTTACGTGCCGCAAGCAGCGAACAAGTAGGG ATAAAGGAGGCAACGGATAGTCTAATGCATGAGCTGCAGCAACACAAAGAACGTCATGCGGAAGGTCAAAGCGCAATGGCGAGCGAGAACGACGAGATAGAGGATAATATTACGATGGAACTGAGTAACGATAGTAATGCCAATCTGTCGGAGCACTCCGACCACCACCCGCTCAACGATACGGACATGCTCATCGAGAAGGAGGACAGTCTGAGCGATGCCATAACGAATCTGGAGCAGAGTACGGAGACGGATCCGAAAAATCTAGACTCGTCCACGCTGCAAATGCTCAAGGAGCACGGTATCGCCTTTATGCCGACGGACGAAGGTGGCAGCGTGATAACGTCCGCTATCAAGAGCGGTAGGAAAATTGTACTTTCGGAAGCGGGGAAATACGCACTCAAGGAAACGAGAAACCTTCAcactcaacagcagcaacaacagcaaccgcaCCATTTACAAAAGCAAACCTTCCACACGGCATCATCCATCCACGGTACGAACATCACGCACTCGAAAACTAAGACAatcaaaatcatcaaaaaacaACCCTCCTCATCGCACCTGCACCATTCACACCTGCATCACGTGCATCACACTAGCACGGGTGCCACACCAACGATAAAAACGAATAAAGTGATCAAAATTCTATCGCCGGAAGAGTTTAAACAAATCTGTGGCGGTGAGGTCGGAGGCATTAAGCGTGTGTCCTCGTCGGAATACAAGAAAGCGGTTGGGTCGGCACCTGTGAG AGTTCCTATCGGTGGTCGGTCACATGTCATACCATCGTCCGGTGGTAGCATGGGCACGAAACCGATCAGCAAAATCGTTATGACGAAATCGGGTCAACGGTTTCCGATGGTGACGGCTGCCGGTAAGTCCGTCAGTGACCTTGTACAGGCGAAAgttagtggtagtagtagtaacagCAGTGGCATATCGAATGGACTGTCCAGTGGCCACAATCGGCACATCATAACGTCGGTGGATGGTGTAAAACGGATTCGGACCGCTGCCGGTATGGAGATAATTTCGTCACTACCCACCAAACTGCCCCAGGATACGGTCGTGTCGGTCGAATCGTCGCCGGCGCCTCGGGTAGGCGCCGTGTATCATCGTGTTACCACGATAGGCAATCATCATACGACCGCCTCCACCAAGTCTATCTCCTCCTCATCCTCCTCCTCGAAATCCGGAAGCGGGCCGGCGTCAAACCTGGTGGTGGAATTGCTCGAACGACAACAGGTCGAGCTGAAAAAGCTCATCGAGGATCTGCGGAAACAGTTCGAACTGTCGCAGCAGCAGAACGAGGATTACCGGGCCAGGGTGGAAAAACTGGAGAAAGAGGTGCAAACGcttaagcagcagcagcagggatCGAGCGGGACGGCAACAACGAGCGGGTTGGTCGAGATCCTGTAG